GCGGATCCCACGAAATCCTTCCCGACCGTATGGAAGCGGCCAGTTACGCGTGCATGGCCTTGGCGACGGGTGGGCGCATTTTCTGCCGGCACGCGCGCCAAGCCGACATGCTCACCTTTCTCAATGCCGTGCGCCGAATCGGCGCCGATTACGAAGTGATGGGCGATGGGATCGTGTTCTTCCGCAAGGGGCCCATGCGAGGCATCGACTTGGAAACGGATACCCATCCTGGCTTCATGACCGATTGGCAGCAGCCCTTCACATTGGTCCTGACCCAATGCGAAGGCACGTCTGTGGTTCACGAAACGGTCTACGAGGATCGGTTCGGGTACACCAAATCGCTCAATCAATTGGGTGCACGGATCACCGTCTTCGACAAATGCTTGGGTGAATTGCCGTGCCGGTTCCGTAGTCGTCGTCACCCCCATTCCGCGATCATCCAAGGGCCAACACCACTCAAGGCGGTGGGGAAGCCCTTGGATATCTTCGATATCCGAGCCGGAATCACCTTGGTGATCGCCGCCCTGTGCGCTGAAGGTTCATCCCAACTCAACGGGCTGGAACACCTCGACCGAGGCTATGAAAACCTGTTGGGCAAGTTGCAGGGCTTGGGTATCGACGTGGAGCGATCCTGAGAAGTGTCTGTGTGCCTCAGGATCGAAGTTCTTTTGACATGTCATCGTCGGGCCGACTAATTTGCCGAATCTCTTCGTTCACTAGGAGCACTGCATGAGCCGGAACAAAGTCGCTTTGATCACTGGAGTCACCGGCCAGGATGGATCTTACCTGGCGGAATTTCTCCTGGAGAAGGGCTACGAGGTTCATGGCCTCAAACGCCGGTCCAGCAGCTTCAATACCGGACGAATCGACGGGATCTACGGAAACCCCATGTTCAAGGCGCACTTTGGCGATCTCGCCGACAGCACCAACCTGGTTCGTCTGGTCCAGGAGATCCAGCCCGACGAGATCTACAATCTCGGTGCGATGAGCCACGTCGCGGTTTCCTTCGAGGAGCCGGAATACACTGCCGATGTCGATGGAATCGGCACTCTGCGTCTGCTGGAAGCCATCCGCATCTGCGGCTTGGAAAAGAAGACTCGGTTCTACCAAGCCTCCACTTCCGAGTTGTTCGGGCTCGTGCAGGAAGTGCCTCAGCGGGAAACCACTCCGTTCTACCCTCGCAGCCCCTACGCGGTGGCCAAGCTTTATGCCTACTGGATCACGGTGAACTACCGCGAAGCCTACGGCATCTACGCGTGCAACGGAATCCTGTTCAACCACGAAAGCCCTCGTCGCGGCGAGACCTTCGTGACCCGCAAGATCACCCGTGGGATCGCCCGTATCAAAGAGGGTCTTGACTCGGTGCTCAAGCTGGGCAACATGGACAGTCTCCGCGATTGGGGCCATGCGCGCGACTACGTGGAAATGCAATGGATGATGCTGCAGCAGGATGTGGCCGACGATTTCGTGATCGCCACCGGCAAGCAGATTTCCGTACGATCCTTCGTGGAGCTCACCTGCAAGCACGCCGGCATCCAGATCCGCTGGGAAGGATCTGGCGTTGACGAAAAGGGCATCGACGTGGCCACCGGAAAGGTGATCATCGAAGTGGATCCTCGCTACTTCCGTCCCACCGAAGTGGAAACCCTGCTGGGAAGCCCCGAAAAGGCGAAGACAAAACTTGGCTGGGTCCCGAAGATCACGGTGGAGGAAATGGCCAAGGAAATGGTCGAATCCGACCTCGCCGACGCTCGCCGCGAGAAGCGGGGAGCCTGATCCTCGTTTCCGGAGGGAGGGCCTGAAGGCATCCTTCCGC
This DNA window, taken from Fibrobacterota bacterium, encodes the following:
- the gmd gene encoding GDP-mannose 4,6-dehydratase, coding for MSRNKVALITGVTGQDGSYLAEFLLEKGYEVHGLKRRSSSFNTGRIDGIYGNPMFKAHFGDLADSTNLVRLVQEIQPDEIYNLGAMSHVAVSFEEPEYTADVDGIGTLRLLEAIRICGLEKKTRFYQASTSELFGLVQEVPQRETTPFYPRSPYAVAKLYAYWITVNYREAYGIYACNGILFNHESPRRGETFVTRKITRGIARIKEGLDSVLKLGNMDSLRDWGHARDYVEMQWMMLQQDVADDFVIATGKQISVRSFVELTCKHAGIQIRWEGSGVDEKGIDVATGKVIIEVDPRYFRPTEVETLLGSPEKAKTKLGWVPKITVEEMAKEMVESDLADARREKRGA